In Acidiphilium acidophilum, one genomic interval encodes:
- the nuoN gene encoding NADH-quinone oxidoreductase subunit NuoN translates to MSNSMTVFYTMLPILVLAIAGMIMLMSGVFTARDHSFAITGSAIVVLVITARLLFIAPDGAILHGLFVTSDFTRFADILVLLGAAGALSLSVAFNQRTGITRFEYPVLIIFAVVGMIVLVSAGNLLTLYLGFEIMSLALYVLAAFARTNLRSSEAGLKYFILGALSSGLLLYGISLVYGYSGTTGFTGIAHGFAGAMTGHTTVSLGSTLGLVFVLVGLAFKISAAPFHMWTPDVYEGAPTSVTAFFATAPKIAVFALLLRIMLGPFAPLFAQWQDLVEILAAASMIIGAFGAIGQSNIKRLMGYSSIGHMGYALMGLAAGTSFGVRATLIYLAIYLVMSLGTFGCIVAMSRNGRPVERIADLAGMAGEDGRYALVLAIMMWSMAGIPPLSGFFGKFYVFAAAIDAHLDILAIIGIITSVIAAFYYLRVIKVMYFDAGSPGFDARTAGVNLVIGISAVVTTLFVFYPAPLSTITSLAARALFPSQGF, encoded by the coding sequence ATGAGCAATTCGATGACCGTGTTCTACACCATGCTCCCGATCCTCGTTCTCGCGATTGCCGGCATGATCATGCTGATGTCCGGCGTCTTCACCGCGCGCGACCACAGTTTCGCGATCACCGGCTCGGCCATCGTGGTCCTCGTGATCACCGCCCGGCTGCTCTTCATCGCGCCGGACGGCGCGATCCTGCACGGGCTGTTCGTCACCAGCGATTTCACCCGGTTCGCCGATATACTGGTCCTGCTCGGCGCTGCCGGCGCGCTGTCGCTTTCGGTTGCCTTCAACCAGCGCACCGGCATCACCCGCTTCGAATACCCGGTCCTGATCATCTTCGCCGTGGTCGGCATGATCGTGCTGGTCTCGGCGGGAAATCTGCTGACGCTGTATCTCGGCTTCGAGATCATGTCGCTCGCCCTCTACGTCCTCGCTGCTTTCGCCCGCACCAATCTCCGCTCGTCCGAAGCCGGGCTGAAATACTTCATCCTCGGCGCGCTCTCCTCAGGCCTGCTGCTCTACGGTATCTCGCTGGTCTACGGATATTCGGGCACCACCGGCTTTACCGGCATCGCCCACGGCTTTGCCGGTGCCATGACCGGCCACACCACCGTCTCGCTCGGCTCAACTCTAGGGCTGGTTTTCGTCCTGGTCGGTCTCGCCTTCAAGATCTCCGCCGCGCCGTTCCATATGTGGACCCCCGATGTCTACGAGGGCGCACCCACCTCGGTCACCGCCTTCTTCGCGACCGCCCCGAAAATCGCGGTCTTCGCCCTCCTGCTGCGCATCATGCTCGGCCCCTTCGCCCCGCTATTCGCCCAATGGCAGGATCTGGTCGAAATCCTTGCGGCCGCCTCCATGATCATCGGTGCCTTCGGCGCGATCGGCCAGAGCAACATCAAGCGCCTGATGGGCTATTCCTCGATCGGCCACATGGGCTACGCCCTGATGGGTCTCGCCGCCGGCACCAGTTTCGGCGTCCGCGCCACGCTGATCTATCTCGCGATCTACCTCGTGATGTCGCTCGGAACTTTCGGCTGCATCGTCGCAATGTCGCGCAACGGCCGCCCGGTCGAACGCATCGCCGATCTTGCCGGCATGGCCGGGGAGGATGGGCGCTACGCCCTGGTGCTGGCGATCATGATGTGGTCGATGGCCGGTATCCCGCCGCTTTCGGGCTTCTTCGGAAAGTTCTACGTCTTCGCCGCCGCGATCGACGCCCATCTCGACATCCTCGCCATCATCGGCATCATCACCAGCGTTATCGCCGCCTTCTATTATCTCCGGGTCATCAAGGTGATGTATTTCGATGCCGGTTCGCCGGGTTTCGATGCGCGTACCGCCGGCGTCAACCTCGTCATCGGGATCAGCGCCGTGGTCACCACCCTGTTCGTGTTCTACCCGGCGCCGCTTTCCACCATCACCTCGCTGGCGGCCCGCGCCCTGTTTCCGAGCCAGGGATTTTGA
- a CDS encoding biotin--[acetyl-CoA-carboxylase] ligase: MTRLSPWRIEHVETIASTSDACTTRARHGEPDRLLIVAAEQTAGRGRAGRVWSSPPGNFYASALLRPNVPASQGSMFALLSGLAIIDALDPVLPAPSPLTLKWPNDVMAHNAKLAGILIDATIEHAILTTLVIGIGINLAFAPDIPGRITTSLAALGGHITPAGLVPKLCARLDHWQCSLIADRGETLRAVWQTRAHPPGTALAVDAGRIAGIFAGIDADGSLLLRQGETITTIRSGDIALS; encoded by the coding sequence TTGACACGTCTTTCCCCGTGGCGGATCGAACATGTCGAGACCATCGCCTCCACCTCGGATGCTTGCACCACCCGCGCACGCCACGGCGAACCCGACCGGCTGCTGATCGTCGCGGCGGAACAGACTGCGGGGCGTGGCCGCGCCGGGCGCGTATGGTCCTCGCCACCGGGTAATTTCTACGCCTCCGCCCTGCTCCGCCCCAACGTCCCCGCCAGTCAGGGCAGCATGTTCGCCCTGCTCTCCGGCCTCGCCATCATCGATGCGCTCGACCCTGTCCTGCCCGCGCCGTCGCCGCTCACCCTCAAATGGCCGAACGATGTGATGGCGCATAACGCCAAGCTTGCCGGCATCCTGATCGACGCCACGATCGAGCACGCCATCCTCACCACCCTGGTCATCGGCATCGGCATCAACCTCGCTTTCGCCCCCGATATCCCGGGGCGCATCACCACCAGCCTCGCTGCCCTCGGCGGCCACATCACCCCTGCCGGGCTTGTGCCGAAGCTCTGCGCCCGGCTCGATCACTGGCAGTGCAGCCTCATCGCCGATCGCGGCGAAACCCTCCGCGCCGTCTGGCAGACCCGCGCTCACCCGCCCGGCACCGCGCTTGCTGTCGATGCCGGGCGGATCGCCGGAATTTTCGCGGGGATTGACGCGGACGGCAGTTTGTTGCTCCGACAGGGTGAAACGATAACCACCATCCGCAGCGGCGACATCGCCCTGTCATGA
- a CDS encoding type III pantothenate kinase, which yields MRLVIDAGNTNIVFAVHDGSAWRGTWRIATDAQRTSDEYGVWLGFLLDRNGIAIASLHDAVIGTVVPAALYHLRRLCRDWFGIEPLIANATLDWGFAIKVDNPHEVGADRLLNALAAHQTYAGPLIVVDFGTATTFDVVDETGAYVGGAIAPGINLSVEALHQAAARLPRIGIGRPQRVIGTSTIPAMRSGIYWGYVGLVEGLITRIENEFGARMKVIATGGLAPLIAEGSARIERTDPDLTLEGLRLLSLRNPSPPLRNREPDND from the coding sequence ATGAGACTGGTGATCGACGCCGGCAACACCAACATCGTCTTCGCCGTGCACGACGGCAGCGCATGGCGTGGCACCTGGCGCATCGCGACGGATGCGCAGCGCACCTCCGATGAATACGGCGTCTGGCTCGGCTTCCTGCTCGACCGCAACGGCATCGCCATTGCCAGTCTGCACGATGCGGTGATCGGCACGGTGGTTCCCGCCGCGCTCTATCACCTGCGTCGCCTCTGCCGCGACTGGTTCGGCATCGAACCGCTGATCGCCAACGCCACGCTCGACTGGGGTTTCGCCATCAAGGTCGACAATCCCCACGAAGTCGGCGCCGACCGCCTGCTCAACGCGCTGGCAGCCCATCAAACCTACGCCGGTCCGCTGATCGTGGTCGATTTCGGCACCGCCACCACCTTCGACGTCGTCGATGAAACCGGTGCCTATGTCGGGGGTGCCATCGCGCCCGGCATCAACCTTTCGGTCGAGGCCCTCCATCAGGCGGCTGCCCGCCTGCCGCGCATCGGCATCGGCCGCCCGCAGCGCGTCATCGGCACATCGACCATCCCGGCCATGCGCTCGGGCATCTACTGGGGCTATGTCGGCCTCGTCGAAGGTCTCATCACCCGGATCGAAAACGAATTCGGCGCGCGGATGAAGGTCATCGCCACCGGCGGCCTTGCCCCCCTCATCGCCGAGGGAAGTGCGCGCATCGAGCGCACCGACCCCGATCTCACCCTTGAAGGATTGCGCCTGCTCAGCCTGCGCAATCCATCCCCGCCATTGCGCAACCGCGAGCCGGACAACGACTGA